The following DNA comes from Ardenticatenales bacterium.
ATGACAGGTGGGCGAACATGCGCCCGCTTTCCCTCGTCCTTTCTCGCCCCACTGACCACGATGCTTCAAGGAGGCGAGTTTCCAACTCGCCCCATAAGGAGTTTGCGCTATGACCAAGATTCCCGTTGCCGTCCTGGCCGCCACCGGCGCGGTCGGCCAACGTTTTGTGCAATTGCTGGCAGACCATCCCTGGTTTGAAGTCACCGCGGTGACCGGTTCGGACCGCACCGTAGGCCGTCGCTATGGTGAGGGTGTGCAGTGGGTGATTCCGGGGGAACCCCCCGCGTCCATCGCCGACCTGACGGTGCTGCCCAGCGAGCCTAATCTGGACGTCCCCCTGGTTTTTTCGGCGCTGCCGACGGATTTGGCGCGCGAGTTGGAGCCACAGTTCGCCGCCGCCGGATACGCGGTTGCCACCAATGCCTCCGCCTTCCGCATGGCGGAGCATGTGCCCCTGCTGATTCCGGAGATCAATCCCGACCACACGGGCCTGATTCGCCGCCAGCAGGAGGTAAACGGCTGGTCGGGGTTCATCGTAGCCAGCCCCAATTGCTCTACGACCAGCGCCGTGCTGCCCATGAAAATATGGCAGGATGCCTTTGGGCTGGAGGCGGCCATTATGGTAACGTTACAAGCCATTTCGGGCGCGGGTTATCCGGGCGTGCCATCCATGGCCATCTCGGATAACGTGATCCCGCACATCGGCGGCGAGGACAAGAAACTGGAAAACGAGCCAAAGAAACTGTTGGGCCTGGTGCGGGATGGGGAATTGACGCTGGCGGACCTGCGCGTCAGTGCGCAGGCGAACCGCGTTCCGGTGTTGGATGGGCATCTGGCCAGCGTTTCCGTAAAGGTGAGCCGTCCGCCATCGGTGGCGGAGGCGATTGCGGCGCTGGAGACGTGGCAGCCGCCCGCCGCGTGCGCGGGACTGCCCAGTAGCACCCCGCGGACGCTTATTTACCGGCATGAAGAGGACCGCCCGCAGCCACGGCTGGATCGGGACGCGGAAAATGGGATGGCCTGGACGGTGGGGAAGGTGCGGGCGTGTGATGTGCTGGATTTGCGCTACATGGCGCTGACGCACAATACGCTGCGCGGCGCGGCCAGCGGGTCGATCCTGAATGGGGAGTTGTTGGTGCGGCAGGGATATGTGAAGTAGGGAGAGGGTTGTTCGTGGCGAAGGGATGCCG
Coding sequences within:
- the asd gene encoding aspartate-semialdehyde dehydrogenase — encoded protein: MTKIPVAVLAATGAVGQRFVQLLADHPWFEVTAVTGSDRTVGRRYGEGVQWVIPGEPPASIADLTVLPSEPNLDVPLVFSALPTDLARELEPQFAAAGYAVATNASAFRMAEHVPLLIPEINPDHTGLIRRQQEVNGWSGFIVASPNCSTTSAVLPMKIWQDAFGLEAAIMVTLQAISGAGYPGVPSMAISDNVIPHIGGEDKKLENEPKKLLGLVRDGELTLADLRVSAQANRVPVLDGHLASVSVKVSRPPSVAEAIAALETWQPPAACAGLPSSTPRTLIYRHEEDRPQPRLDRDAENGMAWTVGKVRACDVLDLRYMALTHNTLRGAASGSILNGELLVRQGYVK